The Kaistella daneshvariae genomic sequence CGCTTCATTACGGCTATGTTCCACAATGGCTTTACGACCGAATGTCCACACTCGGTCTTTCTGTGGTGGAAGTTTTGCTGAGCGATTACGGCAAGGATGAAGTCATCCGCCGCATGAGCGATCCCTTTTGGTTTCAGTGTTTCGGTGCGGTGATGGGCATGGACTGGCATTCTTCCGGCATCACCACTTCAGTCATGGGTGCGCTGAAAAAAGCCATCAATCCGCGGGCAAATTCGCTGGGAATTTATATCGCGGGCGGAAAAGGGAAACTGTCCTTACAAACCCCCACAGAACTTTTAAAAATCTCCGAAACCACGGGTCTGAACGGAACTGAACTCATCCGCGCCAGTAAACTTTCCGCGAAAGTGGACAGTACCGCTGTTCAGGATGGTTATCAGCTCTACACGCATAATTTTATGCTCACCGATGAAGGAAAATGGGCCGTAATTCAGCAGGGAATGAACGTGAAAGATAAAACGGCGCGGCGCTATCACTGGCATTCGGAAAATTTAAAATCATTTGTGGAAGAACCGCACACCGGAATTGAAGGAATAAACCGCGGACAGATTCTGAATTTGACTTCGCAAAGCGCGAAAGATAACCGCAGCGGAATACTCGAAATTTCCCACAACAATGCCGAGAAAATAATGGGGGATTTTGCCCGATTAATTTTACCTGCGCACCATGACGTTCAGGCTTCGGATGTCGATTTGAAAAGATTGGGTGCTTTGCTTTCCATGACGCACGAAACTCCGCCGGAAAATTTCGAAGAACTTTTATTGCTGAAAGGTGTTGGCCCGCGTACTTTACAAAGTTTAGCTTTGGTGAGCGAAGTCATTCACGGCGCGCCTTCACGATTTAAAGATCCGGCGCGGTTTTCCTTTGCGCACGGCGGAAAAGACGGTCATCCGTTTCCGGTGCCGCTGAAAATTTATGATGAAACCATTTCAATTCTTCAAAAAGGAGTGGAAAAATCAAAGCTGGGAAATTCCGACCAGCTGAAAACTGTGGAAAAACTTCATCGCATGATGGCAAAAGCGGAAGAACATTTTGAACCAAATTTTGACATTAATGACGTCATTGAGGAAGAACGCAAAAATTCCTGGAAATATGGCGGAAAAACCGTCTTCGGTGATGCCGAAAAACCAAAGGGAAATACCGCGATTCAGCTTTCGCTTTTTTAGCCGCTGAAAGGGCAATTTTTTTTAAAACTGAAAAAAAGCGGCTTTTAACAGCCAATAAATTACATTAAAAAATTAAAAAGAAATATGGAGCCAATAACTCTTGAAATCACGATTTTAAAACCTATTTCGCAGGTTTGGGAATTCTTTACAGAACCGACTCACATCACAAACTGGAATTTTGCCGATGATTCCTGGGCTTGCCCTTCCGCAGAAAATGATTTGCGCGTCGGCGGCCAATTTAATTATCGGATGGAACAGCGCGACGGCGATTTCGGATTTGATTTTAAAGGAACTTACGATGAGGTGATTCCGGAGGAAAAAATCAGCTATCATTTGGAGGATAATCGGAAAGTTCAGGTGACTTTCGAAGAATTGGATGCGAGCACCACAAAGGTGACCGAAATCTTTGACCCAGAGGAAAGTCAACCCCGCGAAATGCAGCGCGAAGGCTGGTATGCCATCATCGATCGCTTTCATAAATATGTGGAAAACAATTAACCAAACATCCGTTTTTGCTTAAGCGGTTTGGAATTTATTCCGTATTTTTATGAAAAATAAGCTATTATGGAGCCCATAACTGTTAACATTACCATTTTAAAACCGATAGAAAAAGTTTGGGATTTTTTTTACCAACCCAAGCATATTGTAAAATGGAATTTTACCACCACAAACTGGCATTGCCCCAAAGCCGTTATTGATTTTCGGGAAGGCGGCCGTTTTGATTACCGGCTGGAATACAAAGACAAATCGTTTGGTTATCATTTTTCCGGCATCATTGATGAAATACGACCGCTGGAATATGTGAGAACCGTTCTTGATGACGGCAGAAAAGTGGAGGTTTATTTCAAGAAATTAGATGAAAACGCTACTGAAATCATTGAAGTTTTCGAGCCGGAAGTCCAATATTCCCGGGAGATGCAAAGAACTGGCTGGTACGCGATTTTGGACCGTTTTCATAAATACGTGGAAAACCACTAAAGCTGACTTTAAATAAAATACAAAATGACGAATGAAATTTTTCCCTGTCTTTGGTTTGATGGAGACGGCAAAGCGGAAGCCGATTTTTACTGCGAAACTTTTGGCGGTAAAATAACGGCTGATACCCAAATGGTAATAAATACCGAGCTCTTTGGGCAAAAAATCATGATTTTAAACGCCGGTCCGCAGTTTCAGAAAAACGCTTCGATTTCTTTCACTGTTCTGTGCGAAGACGCTGACGAACTCAAAAGATATTGGGAAAATCTGGTTGATGGCGGAAAAGTTTTATTGGAGCTTGCCGAGCAGCCGTGGTCGACGCTGTATGGCTGGGTTCGCGACAAATTTGGCGTTACCTGGCAACTTTCTATTAACCAAAAAAAGAAGTTCAAAGAATTGTTCCAACGTTGATGTTTTTGCACGAGAACAACGGCAAAGCGGCAGAAGCTATGATTTTCTATACCGACATTTTCCCTAATTCGAAGATCGGTTCGATTCTAAAATACGGCGACGGAATTGCACCTGACCCGAACGAAAAGCCGGAAAATATTCAGCATGCTCATTTTGAAATTGATGGCTATTCACTTTTTTGCCTCGATTATTCTTACGATCATCCTTTCGATTTTAATGAGGGAATTTCGCTGGTGGTGATGACGGACACTCAGGAGCAAACCGATCATCTTTGGAACAATTTAAATGCAGACGGCGGAAGAGAATCGATGTGTGGCTGGCTAAAAGATAAATATGGGGTAAGCTGGCAAATCGTACCTAAAAAATTACTGCAACTCATGAATGGAGAAGATCATGAGAAAGGCGCGAAAGTAATGCAGGCGATGATGAAAATGCAGAAAATCATTATTTCTGATCTGGAAACAGCATACAATTCTTAGCAACCTTAAGTTATATAAAAATGAAAAATTTGGTCTTTGAGCAGCAAATAAATGCCAAGCGCGAAAAGGTTTGGGAAGTGCTTTTTACGCAGGATTCTTACCAAAAATGGTCTTCTGCAATGAACGAAGGCACCTATTTTGAAGGTGATTGGAGCGAAGGCAGCACGATGAAATTTCTGGATCAGTCCAACAACGGCATGTATAACCTTGTTGAAAAAAATAATTTTCCGCAGGAGCTTTCGATGAAACACCTCGGCTGGATTATCGATGGAAAACCGGAACCGCAAAACTGGGAAGATTCTACCGTCACCTATTTTTTAGAGCCTAATGAAAACGGCACGCTGCTCACGGTGAAAGTAAATTCACTTGATGAATTTGTAGATTTTTTCCGAACGAAATACCCAAAAAATCTGGAATTGATCAAGCAGCTTTCTGAAGAATAAAAATTAAAAAACACAAAAATGGAAACTTTAAATTACGAAATGTACATCAATGCGCCGATTCAGGATGTTTGGAATTTACTCTGGAATGAAGAAACCTATCAGCAATGGACGCAATTTTTTGCGGAAGGTTCGCAATTTAAATCGGACTGGAAAGTGGGAGGGAAAACCTATTTTACCGACAAAAGTGGCGACGGAATGGTTTCTACCATCGTAAGTTTAAACGAACCGACGGAAGTGGTTTTCAGGCATTTGGGAACTTATAAAAACGGCGTGGAAGACACCCAAAGTCGCGACGTAAAACAGTGGAGCGGCACCGAAGAAAAATATTTTCTACGAGCGGTGGACGATAATACCACAGAATTGCGCGCCATTGTACACGCTGATGAAAATTTGGTGGACATGATGAACACCGGTTTTAATAAAGGTTTTGAGCTTTTAAAAAAATTGCGGAAAGCTAGATGAAATTACTTTCCATCATTGCGGTAACTTTTCTGCTGAGTCTGGGTTTTACCAAAATTTTTTACGGGCATTTTGACTTTATTTTTTCCGGAAACCTGGGGCTTTCGGTTTTCATGATTTTTACCGGTTTAGCGCATTTTAAATTTCAAAAAGGGATGGCGCTCATGATTCCAGATTTTTTACCAGCGAAAATGTTTTTGGTCTACTTCACCGGTGTGTTGGAAATTCTTGCCGGTATTTTGCTCTTTTTTCCCACTTTTCGTGAAGCGACAGCTATTTTCCTGATCGTGTTTTTAATTCTGGTATTTTTTGCCAACGTTAATTCTTCGCGGAAAAAAGTTAATCTTTTTAAAGGTGATTTCTCCGGACCCGGAATGGCTTATCTATTTAAAGAGCGTTTACCGATGCAAATTATTTTGATTGCCTGGACGTGGTTTTTCGGAATTAATCTGCCCTCGCAGTAAAAATTGAACTAAATCTTCTGCCTAAAAAAGTTAAAAGCTCTATTTTTGCGTACCAAAATCATGTGCTGCTCAGCCCGAAAACCTGAATGAAGAATTATTATTATTTTCTCGGTGTTGCCGAAAATGCTTCAGATGAAGACATCAAAAAAGCCTATCGAAAACTCTCTTTAAAATATCATCCGGACAAAAACCCGGGCGACGAGTTTTTTGAAAACCGCTTTCGGGAAATTCAGGAGGCCTACGAAATGTTGAATGACAAAGAAAAACGTCGCATTTACGATGATAATTTAGGACATCAGCAGCGCAGTTACCGGCCAAATCTGCCGCCGGTCATCAAATCATTTTCTACGAACAAGGTCCGTGTGCAAAAAGGTGAGGAAATCATCATTACCTGGCAAACTTTAAATGCAGATATTGTAAAAGTTTTGCCTTTCGGCCTGGTAAAAGGCTACGGCGAGAAAGTCATCAGAATTACAGAATTTAAAAACGGCCAGTTTCAGCTGCTGCTGCACGTGACTAACTCTTTGCTGAATAAAACGGTGGTGCAGCAAATTACACTTACGGAAGTTTTTGAAGATCTTTCCGCTCAGGACCGCGAGGAAGCAGAAAAACTGATAAATCCGCAGGAAGAAAGTAAAGTGGAAACCCAAAATCCCTCAAAAGTCAGCCGGCTTGTCATCGCGATTGTCTTTTTAATTATCGCCGCGTTGCTTTTGGCTAAAACTTTTTTTGGTGCTGAAATGTAGCTCTAAGCCATTTTCAGTCTGCCCGGGCACTTCTTACACCGTTTTCCTTTCTTAAATTTTTTACAGCAGTTCTTTTTGCCGCAAAACATTTCTTCGCCGATCTTCGCTGCCGGAGCAAGTGGCGCTATTTTGAAGGGAATAATTTGAATATTCATGGCGCAAATATAAAACTTAATTTAGAAGCGTTCCAAATAATACTTTCTATAATTTGCTGAAGCTAACATATATCAATTGTAGCGTTGCCCAAATATTCGTATTTTTACAAACCTTTATTTTAAAAAATCCAGTAAAAGTAAAATGAATACAACACAATTTGTAAACCGGCATATTTCGATGAATGAAGCCGACCAACAGGCCATGTTAGACCGTATCGGAGTTGCCGATATTGAAGAACTAATCGGTCAAACCATTCCGGATTCCATCCGTTTAAAAAAGGATCTTTCTATCACCGAAGCTTTGTCTGAATATGAAATGCTTGCTCATTCCAAAGACTTAGCTGCTAAAAATCTACTGTTCGACAACTATATCGGTTTTGGATATAACAATACCATTTTACCAAGTGCCATCCAGCGTAATATTCTTGAAAATCCATCCTGGTACACGGCTTATACGCCTTATCAGGCGGAAATCGCGCAAGGCCGTTTGGAAGCTCTATTAAATTTCCAGACTGTTGTTAGCGATTTAACCGGTTTTCCTTTGGCCAATGCTTCACTTTTAGATGAATCTACTGCCGCTGCAGAGGCGATGCACATGTTTTTTGAAAGCCGTACCAAAACTCAGAAAAAGGCAAATGCCATCAAATTTTTTGTATCTGATTTAGTTTTGCCACAAACGATCGCGGTTTTAAGAACCAAGGCGGAAGGATTAGGAATTGAAATCGTTGTAGGAAATTACGAAGAAGAGAAACTTGACGAATCTTTTTACGGTGCCATTTTACAATATCCAGGAAAAAACGGAATTATTATCGATTACACCGATGTAATTTCTTCTTATAAATCTTTGGAACTTCAGGTAGTTGTTGCCTGTGACCCGATGGCTTTGGTGAAACTAAAATCACCGGCTGACATGGGCGCAGACTGCGCGGTGGGGACAACCCAGCGTTTTGGTATTCCGATGGGATACGGTGGTCCGCACGCAGCATTTTTCGGCTGTAAAGAAGAATATAAACGCGATTTACCCGGCAGAATTATAGGTGTTTCCCAAGATGCTTATGGAAAACGCGCCTTGCGCATGGCTTTGCAAACCCGCGAACAGCACATTAAAAGAGAAAAAGCGACTTCCAACATCTGTACTGCGCAGGTTCTTTTAGCCGTTATGGCCGGAATGTACGCGGTATATCACGGACCAAACGGTTTAAATTTTATCGCAGATCAAATTCATTTCAAAGCAGTCGCGTTGCAAAATGGTTTGAAAGCTTTAGGATATGACGTTGCTGAAGAACCTATTTTCGACACCGTAAAATTCCGCATGAATGAAGCTGATAAAGCCAGGTTGCACCGTTTGATGCTCGACAGAAAAATCAATTTGAACTACTTTACGGACGGAATTGTGAGCATTTCTTTAAATGAAACTTCCACACCACAGAAAGTTCAGTATTTATTTGATGCCTTCGCAGATTTTGTAGGTTCACAAAGCTTTAAACTTACTTTTAAAGACGAAGTGCAGATTCCGGAGGCGAATTTAAGAACCGACGCGATTTTAGAGGAAGAAGTTTTCAACCTTTACCACACAGAAACCGAATTGATGCGCTACATCAAGCGTTTGGAAAGAAAAGACCTGTCGCTTACGCATTCAATGATTTCTTTAGGTTCGTGCACCATGAAACTGAATGCAGCAACAGAAATGCTGCCGCTTTCCTGGGCAGAATGGGGCAGTGTGCATCCATTTGTACCGACGGATCAGGCTGGTGGATATCAGATTTTAATTAAAGAACTAGAAAAAGATTTAGCAGAAATTACCGGTTTTGCAGGCACGTCTTTACAGCCAAATTCCGGCGCGCAAGGCGAATATGCAGGTTTAATGGTGATTCGCGAATATCACAAATCACGTGGTGAAGGTCACCGGAATATCGTTTTAATTCCACAGTCTGCGCACGGAACCAATCCTGCTTCAGCTGTAATTGCAGGAATGAAAGTGGTGGTGGTGAAAAATCTTGAAAACGGTGAAATTGATTTTGAAGATTTAAAGGCAAAAGCCGAACAGCACAGCGAAAATCTGGGAGCGGTGATGATTACCTATCCTTCAACTTACGGTTTTTTCGATGATAATATCAAGGAAATCACGGATCTAATTCACCAGCACGGCGGACAGATTTACATGGATGGCGCCAATATGAACGCGCAAGTGGGTTACACCTCTCCGGGCGCTATCGGCGCGGATGTTTGTCACTTGAATCTTCACAAAACTTTTGCAATTCCTCATGGTGGTGGTGGTCCCGGAGTTGGACCGATTTGCGTTGCGGAACATTTGGTGAAATTTTTACCAGGGAATCCAAATATAAAAGCCGGTGGCAATGAAGCAATTGCTGCAATTTCCGGTGCGCCATACGGCTCATCTTTGGTGCTGAATATTTCCTACGCTTACATTAAAATGTTGGGCGCAGATGGATTGAAACAGGCGACAAATATCGCTATTCTTAACGCCAATTATCTGAAAGAAGTGTTGGCTGAACATTTCCCGATTCTTTACTCCAACGAAAAAGGCCGCGTAGCACACGAATGTATCGTGGATTTCCGCCAGTTTAAAGCGTTTGGTGTGGAAGTGACCGACATTGCAAAACGTTTGATGGATTACGGATATCACGCACCAACAGTGAGTTTCCCGGTTGCCGGAACTTTGATGATCGAGCCAACAGAATCTGAAAGTAAAGCGGAACTTGACCGTTTCGCAGAAGCCTTGATTTCCATTAAAAAAGAAATCGACGAAATCGTGGACGGAAAAGCAGATGCTGCAAACAATGTCTTGAAAAATGCGCCGCATACGGAGCAAGTTGTGATTTCAGATTCCTGGGATAAACCATACAGCCGTGAAAAAGCTGCTTATCCTTTGGATTGGGTTCGCGACCGCAAATTCTTCGCTTCGGTTTCCCGCGTTGATGAAGCGTATGGCGATAGAAACTTGATCTGTACCTGCGCACCGATTGAAAGCTATATGTAGGACTTTTGATTCGACATCAATAAAATGAAAAAATTCCCGGTTAAAGCCGGGAATTTTTATTGATATAACTTCTGGTCTTTTTCGCAGAAAAAACTTCGTCTGCTGGTGAGACCCGTATGTCTTTTAGTTAAATTTTCGCCGCATTTTGGGCATATTTTTTTGGTATGTACGAGCCAATTTTTCTTCAACACGTATTCTTTTTTCCAGCGCAGAAAATCAAAACTGTAATTTCTTGCTTCGAAAATTAAAGCCGATAATTTTTTTGGTGGAAGCTTTCCGACCAAACTTTCCGGATGCACGCCAATCCGGAAAAGCACTTCGTTCTTAATGATATTTCCTACGCCGGAAAAAATATTTTGATCTAAGAGCGCATCGCACACCAACATTTCTGGCTGTAATTTGAGCTTTTTTTTCGCTTTTAATGGTTTCCAGTCGTCGCTTAAAACATCCGCATTCCAATCGATTTCCTTTAAAACTATACGGTCCAAAAGTTTTACCGAACAGGAATAAAAATACAAATCACCATTTTCGAATTTGAGATGCAACCTAAGCTGTCGGTCAGGTTTGGTCTGTTCATCCAGCGAATAACTTCCGAACAAAAGCAGGTGAATTCGCACCACGATTTTTTCGCAAACCAGATACGATTGCTTTCCGTAAGTCATGTATTCCTGAAAAATGCACCCGGGCAACTTTTCCATTTCAATTTTTGCATTTCCTGTAGCAGAAATTATTTCTTTTCCGAGAAATTTTTCGGTAAGATCTTTCAGAGTTTTTATGGACGGTCCTTCCGGCATATTTTAAAATTTAAAATTCAAAACCAAAACTTAAACCATTATAAAAGGCAGCGGAAAAAACGTATTTTTGAAAGATGGATTTAAACCGCATTTTCACGCATCAGCGCACCGGCAACCATCCCGCAACTACGGCTTCACGAACAGATTTTCAGCGGGATTTCGACCGGATTATTTTTTCAGCAGCTTTCCGCCGACTTCAAAATAAAACTCAGGTTTTTCCGCTTCCGGGAAGTGTTTTTGTACACAACCGCCTTACTCATTCGCTGGAAGTTTCTTCTGTTGGCCGAAGTTTGGGAAGTTCAATCGGTGAATTTATCTTCGAGAATTTTGAAAAAAAAATCGATTTTAACGCCCAAAATTTCTATCAGCATAATTTGCAGAACGTCATTGCGGCGGCGTGTTTGTGTCATGATGTGGGAAATCCGGCTTTTGGACATTCTGGTGAAGACGCGATTGCAAGCTATTTCGAAAAAAATGAAGCCGATTTAAAACCAAAATTCACCGAAAAAGAATGGGCCGATTTGGTGAATTTTGAAGGAAATGCCAACGCCATCCGCGTTTTAACGCACCAGCAAACAGGAAAAGATGAGGGCGGCACGCAGCTTACTTTTGCAACTTTGGCGAGTATCGCAAAATATCCGTGTGAAGCGGTAGCGAAAAAAAAAGGTGAAATTCACCGTAAGAAATTCGGATTTTTTCAGAACGAAAAAGAGACTTTTTTGAAAATTGCCAAATCTGTGGATTTAATTCAGGAAAGCTCGGAACCAACCATTTTTAAAAGACATCCCTTTGTTTGGATTGTGGAAGCGGCGGACGATATTTGCTACAACATCATCGATATGGAAGATGCGCATCGCCTCGGAATTGTTTCCACGGCAGATTGCGAAAATCTCTTCTTTGATCTCATTAAATCTGAAAACGCGAATACCAAAAGGGTGGAAGATAAACTGGCGGTTTTGACGAATGCCAATGAGCGGATTTCTTATCTGCGCGCAAAAGTCATCAATGCTTTGATTAATAAATCTATTGAAATCTATAAAGACCGTTTTTC encodes the following:
- a CDS encoding DUF763 domain-containing protein, producing the protein MKRSGSADLPLHYGYVPQWLYDRMSTLGLSVVEVLLSDYGKDEVIRRMSDPFWFQCFGAVMGMDWHSSGITTSVMGALKKAINPRANSLGIYIAGGKGKLSLQTPTELLKISETTGLNGTELIRASKLSAKVDSTAVQDGYQLYTHNFMLTDEGKWAVIQQGMNVKDKTARRYHWHSENLKSFVEEPHTGIEGINRGQILNLTSQSAKDNRSGILEISHNNAEKIMGDFARLILPAHHDVQASDVDLKRLGALLSMTHETPPENFEELLLLKGVGPRTLQSLALVSEVIHGAPSRFKDPARFSFAHGGKDGHPFPVPLKIYDETISILQKGVEKSKLGNSDQLKTVEKLHRMMAKAEEHFEPNFDINDVIEEERKNSWKYGGKTVFGDAEKPKGNTAIQLSLF
- a CDS encoding endonuclease produces the protein MPEGPSIKTLKDLTEKFLGKEIISATGNAKIEMEKLPGCIFQEYMTYGKQSYLVCEKIVVRIHLLLFGSYSLDEQTKPDRQLRLHLKFENGDLYFYSCSVKLLDRIVLKEIDWNADVLSDDWKPLKAKKKLKLQPEMLVCDALLDQNIFSGVGNIIKNEVLFRIGVHPESLVGKLPPKKLSALIFEARNYSFDFLRWKKEYVLKKNWLVHTKKICPKCGENLTKRHTGLTSRRSFFCEKDQKLYQ
- a CDS encoding SRPBCC domain-containing protein, whose protein sequence is MEPITVNITILKPIEKVWDFFYQPKHIVKWNFTTTNWHCPKAVIDFREGGRFDYRLEYKDKSFGYHFSGIIDEIRPLEYVRTVLDDGRKVEVYFKKLDENATEIIEVFEPEVQYSREMQRTGWYAILDRFHKYVENH
- a CDS encoding DoxX family protein, encoding MKLLSIIAVTFLLSLGFTKIFYGHFDFIFSGNLGLSVFMIFTGLAHFKFQKGMALMIPDFLPAKMFLVYFTGVLEILAGILLFFPTFREATAIFLIVFLILVFFANVNSSRKKVNLFKGDFSGPGMAYLFKERLPMQIILIAWTWFFGINLPSQ
- a CDS encoding VOC family protein; its protein translation is MTNEIFPCLWFDGDGKAEADFYCETFGGKITADTQMVINTELFGQKIMILNAGPQFQKNASISFTVLCEDADELKRYWENLVDGGKVLLELAEQPWSTLYGWVRDKFGVTWQLSINQKKKFKELFQR
- a CDS encoding VOC family protein, which codes for MFLHENNGKAAEAMIFYTDIFPNSKIGSILKYGDGIAPDPNEKPENIQHAHFEIDGYSLFCLDYSYDHPFDFNEGISLVVMTDTQEQTDHLWNNLNADGGRESMCGWLKDKYGVSWQIVPKKLLQLMNGEDHEKGAKVMQAMMKMQKIIISDLETAYNS
- a CDS encoding J domain-containing protein; the encoded protein is MKNYYYFLGVAENASDEDIKKAYRKLSLKYHPDKNPGDEFFENRFREIQEAYEMLNDKEKRRIYDDNLGHQQRSYRPNLPPVIKSFSTNKVRVQKGEEIIITWQTLNADIVKVLPFGLVKGYGEKVIRITEFKNGQFQLLLHVTNSLLNKTVVQQITLTEVFEDLSAQDREEAEKLINPQEESKVETQNPSKVSRLVIAIVFLIIAALLLAKTFFGAEM
- the gcvP gene encoding aminomethyl-transferring glycine dehydrogenase, with the protein product MNTTQFVNRHISMNEADQQAMLDRIGVADIEELIGQTIPDSIRLKKDLSITEALSEYEMLAHSKDLAAKNLLFDNYIGFGYNNTILPSAIQRNILENPSWYTAYTPYQAEIAQGRLEALLNFQTVVSDLTGFPLANASLLDESTAAAEAMHMFFESRTKTQKKANAIKFFVSDLVLPQTIAVLRTKAEGLGIEIVVGNYEEEKLDESFYGAILQYPGKNGIIIDYTDVISSYKSLELQVVVACDPMALVKLKSPADMGADCAVGTTQRFGIPMGYGGPHAAFFGCKEEYKRDLPGRIIGVSQDAYGKRALRMALQTREQHIKREKATSNICTAQVLLAVMAGMYAVYHGPNGLNFIADQIHFKAVALQNGLKALGYDVAEEPIFDTVKFRMNEADKARLHRLMLDRKINLNYFTDGIVSISLNETSTPQKVQYLFDAFADFVGSQSFKLTFKDEVQIPEANLRTDAILEEEVFNLYHTETELMRYIKRLERKDLSLTHSMISLGSCTMKLNAATEMLPLSWAEWGSVHPFVPTDQAGGYQILIKELEKDLAEITGFAGTSLQPNSGAQGEYAGLMVIREYHKSRGEGHRNIVLIPQSAHGTNPASAVIAGMKVVVVKNLENGEIDFEDLKAKAEQHSENLGAVMITYPSTYGFFDDNIKEITDLIHQHGGQIYMDGANMNAQVGYTSPGAIGADVCHLNLHKTFAIPHGGGGPGVGPICVAEHLVKFLPGNPNIKAGGNEAIAAISGAPYGSSLVLNISYAYIKMLGADGLKQATNIAILNANYLKEVLAEHFPILYSNEKGRVAHECIVDFRQFKAFGVEVTDIAKRLMDYGYHAPTVSFPVAGTLMIEPTESESKAELDRFAEALISIKKEIDEIVDGKADAANNVLKNAPHTEQVVISDSWDKPYSREKAAYPLDWVRDRKFFASVSRVDEAYGDRNLICTCAPIESYM
- a CDS encoding SRPBCC domain-containing protein; the protein is MEPITLEITILKPISQVWEFFTEPTHITNWNFADDSWACPSAENDLRVGGQFNYRMEQRDGDFGFDFKGTYDEVIPEEKISYHLEDNRKVQVTFEELDASTTKVTEIFDPEESQPREMQREGWYAIIDRFHKYVENN
- a CDS encoding SRPBCC family protein, with the protein product MKNLVFEQQINAKREKVWEVLFTQDSYQKWSSAMNEGTYFEGDWSEGSTMKFLDQSNNGMYNLVEKNNFPQELSMKHLGWIIDGKPEPQNWEDSTVTYFLEPNENGTLLTVKVNSLDEFVDFFRTKYPKNLELIKQLSEE
- the dgt gene encoding dGTP triphosphohydrolase, whose amino-acid sequence is MDLNRIFTHQRTGNHPATTASRTDFQRDFDRIIFSAAFRRLQNKTQVFPLPGSVFVHNRLTHSLEVSSVGRSLGSSIGEFIFENFEKKIDFNAQNFYQHNLQNVIAAACLCHDVGNPAFGHSGEDAIASYFEKNEADLKPKFTEKEWADLVNFEGNANAIRVLTHQQTGKDEGGTQLTFATLASIAKYPCEAVAKKKGEIHRKKFGFFQNEKETFLKIAKSVDLIQESSEPTIFKRHPFVWIVEAADDICYNIIDMEDAHRLGIVSTADCENLFFDLIKSENANTKRVEDKLAVLTNANERISYLRAKVINALINKSIEIYKDRFSDILNGNLDVALLDIFKSENKSLQEIESFSIEKIYGHKAVIEIENAGYNVMYELLNHFIPPILTEKEKRKSYDKMALKLLPQQFVYESGSDYQKVLGVIDFVSGMTDNFATDLYRKIKGIEIGMTM
- a CDS encoding SRPBCC family protein, producing the protein METLNYEMYINAPIQDVWNLLWNEETYQQWTQFFAEGSQFKSDWKVGGKTYFTDKSGDGMVSTIVSLNEPTEVVFRHLGTYKNGVEDTQSRDVKQWSGTEEKYFLRAVDDNTTELRAIVHADENLVDMMNTGFNKGFELLKKLRKAR